In the genome of Candidatus Nitrosotenuis sp. DW1, one region contains:
- a CDS encoding winged helix-turn-helix domain-containing protein, with amino-acid sequence MSKQQYRSEMGIMGDILDVAMEGGRQGTIVSAISRRANLSHYAVIEKCEKLSSAGLVESVRTDKNRLYTITEKGLQFVQEFRRFQSVLDSMNLRY; translated from the coding sequence ATGTCAAAACAACAATACCGCTCAGAAATGGGCATAATGGGTGATATCTTAGATGTCGCCATGGAAGGAGGAAGACAAGGAACAATTGTCTCCGCAATATCTAGAAGAGCAAACCTATCGCACTATGCTGTGATAGAAAAATGCGAAAAGCTATCAAGCGCAGGCTTGGTGGAATCTGTAAGGACAGACAAAAACCGCCTTTATACGATAACTGAAAAAGGCCTACAATTTGTCCAAGAATTCCGAAGATTCCAATCCGTGCTTGATTCCATGAATCTAAGGTATTAA
- a CDS encoding helix-turn-helix transcriptional regulator produces the protein MNSQEVVLCSLQETPELEEGMIFVRITDIIIRMLKVPLLAIGIILAVVLPVQHSSGALKTLDLTVYPDGTTHVSQQSAADTQAPELMVNLFGKTIDNFVAQDQDGLLLTYEINSNTAKIQTFGASSVSIEYDSYDLVSKEGKIWTFKIDSPIDYTLTMPEDTVIVGMTDFPDLVETIGNKPHLSLSNGPNEINYFFGVSGPAQSASESIAKSKTLIEQLNDDGIETPLAKEKLDQAIAAFDDKKYSDAGKLASESEQLAIQEQKSAQNTTNSTNNTFDTLSKNVVGIATSLAAIGGAITTIALIVKRTKHAVKKTIKPILSKEPNAESEDEFADTESEQDMREDDKKLVEFLAQSGGQAFEKDLRKKFLLPRTTMWRAVKRLERQDIIVIEKKDFQNLVKLKKKENL, from the coding sequence ATGAACAGCCAAGAGGTAGTACTCTGTAGCCTACAGGAGACTCCTGAACTCGAAGAGGGAATGATTTTTGTAAGGATTACAGATATCATCATTAGAATGCTAAAGGTACCTCTTCTAGCCATAGGCATAATCCTTGCAGTAGTACTACCTGTTCAACACTCATCTGGCGCATTAAAAACACTTGATCTCACCGTTTATCCTGATGGCACTACTCATGTTTCACAACAATCTGCAGCAGATACCCAAGCTCCAGAGCTAATGGTAAACCTTTTTGGCAAAACAATTGATAATTTTGTGGCCCAAGACCAGGATGGGCTGTTATTGACGTATGAAATAAACAGCAATACTGCTAAAATTCAAACGTTTGGCGCTTCTTCAGTTTCTATTGAGTATGATAGTTATGATCTTGTTTCAAAAGAAGGTAAAATTTGGACATTCAAAATTGATTCACCAATAGACTATACCTTGACGATGCCGGAAGACACAGTCATAGTTGGAATGACCGATTTTCCAGATCTAGTTGAAACAATAGGCAACAAACCGCATTTATCACTATCAAATGGACCAAACGAAATAAATTATTTCTTTGGCGTTTCAGGCCCAGCACAGTCTGCTTCTGAATCAATAGCAAAATCCAAAACTCTAATTGAGCAGCTAAACGATGATGGGATCGAAACACCACTGGCAAAAGAAAAACTTGATCAGGCAATTGCAGCATTTGATGATAAAAAATATTCAGACGCCGGCAAACTGGCATCAGAGTCAGAACAGCTTGCAATTCAGGAACAAAAATCAGCCCAGAATACCACCAATTCAACAAACAACACATTTGACACTTTGAGCAAAAATGTGGTGGGGATTGCCACATCACTTGCCGCAATTGGGGGTGCAATTACCACGATTGCATTAATCGTAAAAAGAACCAAACATGCAGTCAAAAAAACCATCAAACCCATTTTGAGTAAAGAACCAAACGCAGAATCAGAAGACGAGTTCGCAGATACAGAATCAGAACAGGACATGAGAGAAGACGATAAGAAACTTGTTGAATTCCTTGCCCAAAGCGGGGGACAGGCATTTGAAAAGGATTTACGCAAAAAATTCCTTCTGCCTAGAACTACCATGTGGAGGGCAGTAAAACGTCTTGAAAGACAAGATATTATTGTGATAGAAAAAAAGGACTTTCAGAATTTGGTAAAACTAAAGAAAAAGGAGAACCTATAA